TTGCTTAGAAATGCAAGTTAGGAGTTCCCctagaaaaatgttaaatattatttctaaAACACTTCATTTTAGATTTAAAGTAAGTAAGTATTTACTACAGGCATTTAGTAGATTACTTTATTgttaataaagtaaaaaatatttgaaaatttatattttgatatttaagaATTCTCACATAAAGATTCTTGGGTAAAGTTAGAAGATTTGTTTTAgtatcaaaaactaaaatggaaattgaaaTCTGATGTAGAATCCTTATAATAGCTaactatttaatatattgaaCTAAACTTGTCGATAAAAATAGcataatttatttcatttcaatatttaaagattctttaattttttaacactttgactacaaaaaattgcaatatCCAAGACCgattttctttgccaataTAAAGATCCATCGCTGCCAATcactattaaatttatattcgATTTCTTGCCCTAATAAAGACATtaactgatttatttaatttgaataatttgaacaaaacaaactcataaatatttataattttcaccCATTCATCAACGTAGCgagaaaatgaaacaaaaatttgttgagtTTTTAAACGCTTTGCTATTTGTTTTTAGGGTACATGAACTTCAGCAGAGTTTCAATCTGCTCTCAGGACTATTAAGAAGTcattgaactttttttttttttagcatcCTTTGCCAAAGTGAAAGACTTTCTGCATTTCTCCTTGGCGTTTACTAAACTTTTCCATACGTCCTATGTCTGGCGCCAGGCGCCAAAATCTATTTTGCCCAACGTTTTACGTTtgccaattatttaatttttataccctgtaTGCGGTTTACGCTAAGAGTCAACCAAATCAGAATGAAATCATGTTGAAACAGTGAAAAATTTAATctataaaatgcaaaatggaaatattttataactttttatTGACAGAGTCAATTCAACATCAGTTGAAgttgtgtttttattgtctTTGGTACAGGGTATCTTCACGTCGTTGACATTGGTCtttgaaaaacatttaatgtaattgcttttgttttccaCATTTTCCATTGATTAATCAGATTTGCTTGTTTCGCATAGGGAAAATTACTTAATTAGATTAAATTTTCGTCTAGGCAAATTCAAGTCaagaattttctttattttattgttagtCATATTTTAGACATCGAAATAGATAACAGATGACATAACTAAAGCGAGCAAATAAAGTGGTTAtaatatgaaaattaattgagAGGGTTGGCTAAAAAGTTACAAGATGTAAAGCTAAAAACTTGATTACATTTCAAAGACCGAAATGAGAGAGTGAAAgaataacaaataaatgaagttTAAGTCGACCTTTTGGACTAAAATTTGTtagcaaaatttaaaaaggtCAAAGATTAGCTAAATATTTCTGCAATATTGGGTAAACTTCTTAATCGCCCCTCTGCGGTTGGCTTCTGCCCTCTCATATATTTTATGGATTATGCTTAGCCAACAGAAAACAGCcaccaaataaaatatataaattttcttttccatAAAGGCATTTGTCGcaatcatttatttatttgtttatggATTTTAATATCGCGATTGTTGTTCCTCTGTTGGTTTTCCAGTCATCTGCGGAGTGGGTGTTGATATCTACATACATGGCTATCAGGCTGGACTCTATGTGCTGTAAGGCTAAAAAGGAAACTTGCAAAAGATTTCTCttaattttctaatatttatttgatttgttgGTCAAGTTTTGCAGCTTTCTTGGTGCTCATAATCGAAATCAAATGGCTGATAAACATGTTCCTACAACTCCAGGGATCAGAATGTAGAGAGTAAGTGGCCAAATAATCATAATTAATCATAGTTTTCCATATGAAATCTTTTGTTGGCAGTGTTAATTACCGCAGAAGTAACCAGAGCAGATGTCTAGCCTGTTGGATTTTTGCCTCTTGGTTAGCTGGAGGCTGGCGACCAACACCCGTATATGTGGCAATGGCTATATCTCTGATACTATATCCTCATAATTTATGGCTTAGTCAAGTGGCGGGTAtattcttgttgctgttgggtCTATTTCGTCTCACCACACTCTTGAGATTCATTCCATTGGCCAAATTGTCATGCGATGAGAGTCTATTGCCGCATTATGATTTTGAGAAGTAAGTTGAAATCACTTGGAATCTTAATGAATCTCTCTATTCAACATCCCATTTCCAGAGTATCTAATGAAGATTTCACAGAACTTCGAACCGAGGAGGATGACAAGGAGCAGGAGCTACGTTTGGATGATGATGTTTGCTAACACAGAAActccaataataataattagtcTTCTTATTCAATTAGCAATAATTTTACTTACCATATTTAATTGACTAACAATGAATTCTTTTCCATTActaacaatatttaaatactCAATTAAAGGCAATATTTGGtcaatcaattatttattattcacATCATTCAAAAGGATTTCGGAGTGGAGTAATTGCTAAATAGATTTTCGATTTGTTTGACTTTTTGCGAGATTTACTTAAGGATCTTTCATTGTTGTCATCGTAGAGATCATTGTCGTGGTCATAATAATTGTTGCGATAATAGTCGACATTTGGATATAGTCTGTAGTCGTGATGTCCTGGTGGGGGATGTGGAGGATTGTGGGGTGGGGGATATTGTCCACCAGGATAGCCAGGATAGCCTGGTGGTCCAGGTGGTCCCACTGGGCCGGGTCTGCCCGGATAGCCTGTGTCGCCCTTTTGTCCCTTATCGCCCTTGGATCCTTTGGAGCCTGCATTACCTGGCTTTCCCGGAGGACCTGGTGGTCCCGGCGGACCAGGCGGACATTGACactgttgatgatgatgatgacttgGATAGgatggtggtggcggtggtggatAATAATAGCTGGGCTCTGCTTCCTCCTGAACAATCACTTGCTGAACGGGAGGAGCTGGCGCCGGACTCG
The DNA window shown above is from Drosophila willistoni isolate 14030-0811.24 chromosome XR unlocalized genomic scaffold, UCI_dwil_1.1 Seg41, whole genome shotgun sequence and carries:
- the LOC6643073 gene encoding uncharacterized protein LOC6643073 produces the protein MLFKMQLQQQQQQHHRHIGLHQHGDPCACLRPVIRVFGLLTSFVICGVGVDIYIHGYQAGLYVLFAAFLVLIIEIKWLINMFLQLQGSECRDVNYRRSNQSRCLACWIFASWLAGGWRPTPVYVAMAISLILYPHNLWLSQVAGIFLLLLGLFRLTTLLRFIPLAKLSCDESLLPHYDFEKVSNEDFTELRTEEDDKEQELRLDDDVC
- the LOC6643072 gene encoding cuticle collagen 2C, whose protein sequence is MKSLIQVGIILAILAIGTNSVQAVEKTASSTDEPRLLTLQTQASPAPAPPVQQVIVQEEAEPSYYYPPPPPPSYPSHHHHQQCQCPPGPPGPPGPPGKPGNAGSKGSKGDKGQKGDTGYPGRPGPVGPPGPPGYPGYPGGQYPPPHNPPHPPPGHHDYRLYPNVDYYRNNYYDHDNDLYDDNNERSLSKSRKKSNKSKIYLAITPLRNPFE